The following are from one region of the Sandaracinus amylolyticus genome:
- a CDS encoding serine/threonine-protein kinase, whose amino-acid sequence MITLVRDEPGTILAGKYELLRKAGTGGMAVVWKARTLGAAGFSRPVAVKRIIPHLATSQEFVAMFVEESRVVSELQHPGIAQIHDFGADEAGHHFLVLEWIEGVDLQELVDAFVRAEQPTPWTVMAEILVQVLGALGAAHERRDASGVVSPVFHRDVTPHNVRVGALGYVKLTDFGIARAADRSTMTRPDAIKGKLSYVAPEMLKGAPASVRTDLFAVGIVLWEALAGRRLFEAPSDMQVMFMVHEARVPDLRTIRPDIPEALAAAVHRALTKDASGRFEGAHEMARALVDVLRAAPEPVDARTIASIVEWARPGAPIAKTATAGAGTTEIELEEIEDVE is encoded by the coding sequence ATGATCACGCTGGTGCGCGACGAGCCGGGGACGATCCTCGCGGGCAAGTACGAGCTGCTCCGCAAGGCGGGCACGGGCGGCATGGCCGTCGTGTGGAAGGCGCGCACGCTCGGCGCCGCGGGCTTCTCGCGACCGGTCGCGGTGAAGCGCATCATCCCGCACCTCGCGACGTCGCAGGAGTTCGTCGCGATGTTCGTCGAGGAGTCGCGCGTCGTCTCGGAGCTGCAGCACCCGGGCATCGCGCAGATCCACGACTTCGGCGCGGACGAGGCGGGGCATCACTTCCTGGTGCTCGAGTGGATCGAGGGCGTCGATCTGCAGGAGCTCGTCGACGCGTTCGTGCGCGCAGAGCAGCCGACGCCGTGGACCGTGATGGCCGAGATCCTGGTGCAGGTGCTGGGCGCGCTCGGGGCGGCGCACGAGCGTCGCGACGCGAGCGGCGTGGTCTCTCCGGTGTTCCATCGCGACGTCACGCCGCACAACGTCCGCGTGGGCGCGCTCGGCTACGTGAAGCTCACCGACTTCGGCATCGCGCGCGCGGCGGATCGCTCGACGATGACGCGGCCCGACGCGATCAAGGGCAAGCTCAGCTACGTCGCGCCCGAGATGCTCAAGGGCGCGCCCGCGAGCGTGCGCACCGATCTCTTCGCGGTCGGCATCGTGCTCTGGGAGGCGCTCGCGGGGCGTCGTCTCTTCGAGGCGCCGAGCGACATGCAGGTCATGTTCATGGTGCACGAAGCGCGTGTGCCCGACCTGCGCACGATCCGCCCCGACATCCCCGAGGCGCTCGCGGCGGCGGTGCATCGCGCGCTCACGAAGGACGCATCGGGGCGCTTCGAGGGCGCGCACGAGATGGCGCGCGCGCTGGTCGACGTGCTGCGCGCGGCGCCCGAGCCCGTCGATGCGCGGACGATCGCGTCGATCGTCGAGTGGGCGCGTCCCGGGGCGCCGATCGCGAAGACCGCGACGGCGGGAGCGGGAACGACCGAGATCGAGCTCGAGGAGATCGAAGACGTCGAGTGA
- a CDS encoding response regulator, with the protein MNEQIRGGDWMGRRASSSSKGSTLSVLVVEDDVHTREMMVEMLVHAGLDVWACATVTEALARAARSAPHVVITDLALGEEHGRDLAAALRAREDTARAAIIAVTGEVSPTPDVIRHLDAYLCKPIELARLPDLVRAIAEARGAI; encoded by the coding sequence ATGAATGAGCAGATCCGCGGAGGTGACTGGATGGGGCGCCGCGCGTCGTCGTCGTCGAAAGGGAGCACGCTCTCGGTGCTGGTCGTCGAGGACGACGTGCACACACGCGAGATGATGGTCGAGATGCTCGTGCACGCCGGGCTCGACGTGTGGGCGTGTGCGACCGTGACGGAGGCGCTGGCGCGTGCCGCACGCTCCGCACCGCACGTCGTGATCACCGACCTCGCGCTCGGCGAGGAGCACGGGCGCGATCTCGCGGCGGCGTTGCGGGCACGCGAGGACACGGCGCGCGCGGCGATCATCGCGGTCACGGGCGAGGTCTCGCCCACGCCCGACGTGATCCGGCACCTCGACGCGTACCTCTGCAAGCCGATCGAGCTCGCGCGCCTGCCCGATCTCGTCCGCGCGATCGCCGAGGCCCGCGGCGCGATCTGA
- a CDS encoding bifunctional diaminohydroxyphosphoribosylaminopyrimidine deaminase/5-amino-6-(5-phosphoribosylamino)uracil reductase RibD, which produces MSVSIDHERFMRLALAQAERARGHTGDNPWVGAVIAKDGAVIGDGHTHPPGSDHAEIAAIKSALSRGASLEGATIYSTLEPCSFHGRTPACAIAIVEHRLARVVIGMRDPHPRVNGEGLSILRTAGIEVVEGVLEPEVARSLAPWIDAYHPHAKR; this is translated from the coding sequence GTGTCGGTCTCGATCGATCACGAGCGGTTCATGCGGCTCGCGCTGGCCCAGGCGGAGCGGGCGCGCGGGCACACCGGGGACAACCCGTGGGTGGGCGCGGTGATCGCGAAGGACGGCGCGGTGATCGGCGACGGGCACACCCACCCGCCGGGCAGCGACCACGCGGAGATCGCGGCGATCAAGTCGGCGCTCTCGCGCGGCGCGTCGCTCGAGGGCGCGACGATCTACTCGACGCTCGAGCCCTGCTCGTTCCACGGGCGCACCCCGGCGTGCGCGATCGCGATCGTCGAGCATCGGCTGGCGCGGGTGGTGATCGGCATGCGCGACCCGCACCCGCGCGTGAACGGTGAGGGCCTCTCGATCCTGCGCACCGCGGGGATCGAGGTGGTCGAGGGCGTGCTCGAGCCCGAGGTCGCGCGCTCGCTCGCGCCGTGGATCGACGCCTACCACCCGCACGCGAAGCGATGA